A part of bacterium genomic DNA contains:
- a CDS encoding DUF6754 domain-containing protein: MKSAYAVILLIAALAVAAHGQTLRTAENAAAADTPVDAGGSIDLTWEPSPDELDAKAEVLGYEVWRAKRPAGDYKKLADVEAGKESYQHTDEEAENGVEYFYKVRVRGEKMSTDTAPVGPVKAAPQWFHKDRLNMLVAAVLLSAFVLYYISQARAGKKLFIRRIAGLEAVQEAVGRATEMGKPVLYVPGIADIDDIQTIAAVTILGRVATMVAEYDANLLVPCSRSLVMSTAQEIVKEAYLEAGRPDAYHRENIRYLTDDQFGFVAGVDGIMVREKPAANFYMGTFYAESLILAETGHSIGAIQIAGTAMPSQLPFFIAACDYTLIGEELFAASAYLSREPRLLGSLIGQDWGKVVILFFIIAGVITAFLAQFGFEIFGRSIALEQLFVVK, translated from the coding sequence ATGAAATCGGCTTATGCCGTTATATTGTTAATTGCGGCTCTGGCCGTCGCGGCGCACGGTCAAACGCTTCGCACCGCCGAGAACGCGGCCGCGGCGGATACCCCGGTGGATGCCGGCGGCTCCATCGACCTAACGTGGGAGCCGTCGCCGGACGAGCTCGACGCCAAGGCGGAAGTCCTCGGCTACGAGGTCTGGCGGGCCAAGCGCCCCGCGGGCGACTACAAGAAATTGGCCGACGTCGAAGCCGGTAAAGAAAGCTATCAACATACGGACGAAGAAGCCGAAAACGGCGTCGAGTACTTCTACAAAGTACGCGTACGGGGCGAGAAGATGAGCACCGATACGGCGCCGGTGGGGCCGGTGAAAGCGGCGCCGCAGTGGTTCCACAAGGACCGCCTGAACATGCTCGTGGCCGCCGTCCTGCTCTCGGCCTTCGTGCTGTATTACATCTCGCAAGCCCGCGCCGGCAAGAAGCTCTTCATACGGCGCATCGCGGGCCTGGAGGCGGTGCAGGAAGCGGTGGGTCGCGCCACCGAAATGGGCAAGCCCGTTCTGTACGTCCCGGGCATAGCCGACATCGACGACATCCAAACCATCGCCGCGGTAACCATTCTGGGGCGGGTCGCCACCATGGTGGCGGAGTACGACGCGAACCTGCTCGTGCCGTGTTCCCGCTCGCTGGTGATGTCCACCGCGCAAGAGATCGTTAAAGAAGCGTACCTGGAGGCGGGCCGTCCCGACGCGTACCACCGCGAAAACATCCGCTACCTCACCGACGACCAGTTCGGCTTCGTCGCCGGCGTGGACGGCATCATGGTGCGCGAAAAGCCCGCCGCCAACTTCTACATGGGCACGTTCTACGCGGAATCGCTCATCCTCGCCGAGACCGGCCACTCCATCGGCGCCATCCAGATAGCCGGCACGGCCATGCCGTCGCAGCTCCCGTTCTTCATCGCGGCCTGCGACTACACTCTCATCGGCGAGGAGCTCTTCGCGGCCAGCGCGTACCTCAGCCGCGAGCCCCGGCTCCTGGGAAGCCTGATAGGCCAGGACTGGGGCAAAGTGGTCATATTGTTCTTTATAATCGCCGGCGTCATAACGGCGTTCCTGGCGCAATTCGGCTTCGAGATCTTCGGGCGGTCCATCGCCCTGGAACAACTCTTTGTGGTGAAGTAG
- a CDS encoding DNA methyltransferase, translated as MDYGNELYYGDNLKILRDYFSDESVELVYLDPPFQSGRKYNVLFAEANGTASPSQVEAFEDTWKWNITAEETYAELIEKGPAGLSNLVKTMRGYLGSNEMMAYIVMMAVRLKELYRVLKKDGAIYLHCDPTASHYIKLVLDSIFNPKYFQNEIIWHYRRWTAAAKRYQRMHDVILFYSKTDDFPFNKVFIEPTESQAAVIEKGYNVNKVFVKGEKVLQLLVYDKDKVEALVKEGKIELSKYGNVVYVAQGETIAPDVWTDIQYLHSQSKERLSYPTQKPVALLERIIEASSKEGDRVLDPFCGCGTAVVAAERLGRIWVGIDITYLAINLIKRRLKDEFGETLEFEEIGQPKDDGSARHLANTSRFQFQNWALSLVDALPSPVKTGDKGVDGFINLIENPENPKDITKIIFSVKSGGVSPSDIRDLKGTVEREEAKIGVLITLEEPSQGMITEAASAGIYKSQWGSFPRLQIITITQLLSGKKVDGPSGQNIGFKKALKFIKKKGNASLFEGE; from the coding sequence GTGGATTACGGAAACGAATTATATTACGGGGACAATTTAAAGATACTACGCGATTATTTCTCCGACGAAAGCGTAGAACTCGTATACCTCGACCCGCCATTCCAAAGCGGCCGTAAGTACAACGTATTATTTGCCGAGGCGAACGGTACCGCATCCCCTTCACAGGTAGAAGCATTCGAAGATACTTGGAAATGGAACATTACGGCCGAAGAAACTTATGCCGAATTGATAGAAAAGGGACCGGCGGGTTTATCGAACTTAGTAAAAACAATGCGTGGCTATTTAGGCTCGAACGAAATGATGGCCTACATTGTAATGATGGCGGTAAGATTAAAAGAATTATATAGGGTTCTTAAAAAGGACGGCGCGATTTACCTACACTGCGACCCTACCGCAAGCCATTACATTAAACTCGTTCTTGACTCTATATTTAACCCTAAATATTTCCAGAACGAGATAATTTGGCATTACCGGCGGTGGACGGCGGCCGCTAAGCGATATCAGCGGATGCACGACGTAATACTTTTTTATTCGAAGACGGATGATTTCCCTTTTAATAAGGTTTTCATTGAACCGACGGAATCCCAAGCCGCCGTTATCGAAAAGGGGTATAATGTTAATAAGGTATTCGTTAAAGGCGAAAAAGTACTCCAGCTATTAGTTTATGATAAAGATAAAGTGGAAGCGTTAGTAAAAGAAGGTAAAATCGAGTTATCTAAATACGGGAACGTTGTGTACGTCGCCCAAGGGGAAACTATAGCACCGGATGTATGGACAGATATCCAATATTTACATTCCCAATCCAAGGAAAGGCTAAGTTACCCGACGCAAAAACCAGTTGCTTTGCTTGAACGGATAATAGAAGCTTCCTCAAAAGAAGGCGATAGAGTCTTAGACCCTTTTTGCGGTTGCGGGACGGCGGTCGTAGCCGCGGAACGTTTAGGTCGGATTTGGGTCGGTATCGATATAACGTACCTAGCGATTAACTTAATAAAGAGGAGATTAAAAGACGAATTCGGCGAAACACTCGAGTTCGAAGAAATAGGCCAACCGAAGGACGACGGTAGTGCTAGGCATTTAGCAAATACGTCACGTTTCCAGTTCCAGAATTGGGCGTTAAGCTTAGTAGATGCCTTACCGTCGCCGGTAAAAACCGGGGATAAAGGGGTAGACGGCTTTATAAACTTAATAGAAAATCCCGAAAACCCAAAAGATATAACTAAAATCATTTTCTCAGTAAAAAGCGGTGGCGTTTCTCCGTCGGATATAAGGGATTTAAAAGGTACGGTAGAACGAGAAGAAGCCAAGATCGGGGTTTTAATTACGTTGGAAGAACCGTCCCAGGGAATGATAACGGAAGCCGCTTCGGCCGGCATATACAAATCGCAATGGGGTTCTTTCCCCCGATTACAGATAATTACCATAACCCAACTACTAAGCGGAAAAAAAGTTGATGGTCCATCCGGCCAGAATATTGGTTTTAAAAAAGCCCTAAAATTCATCAAGAAGAAAGGTAACGCCTCGTTGTTCGAAGGCGAGTAA